The following proteins are co-located in the Polymorphospora rubra genome:
- a CDS encoding DUF2469 domain-containing protein, translating into MSAEDLEKYETEMELQLYREYRDIVRQFSYVVETERRFYLANQVDLHVRNSEGEVYFEVEMHDAWVWDMYRPARFVKNVRVMTFKDVNVEELEKPDISLPADSGFGS; encoded by the coding sequence ATGAGCGCGGAAGATCTCGAGAAGTACGAAACCGAGATGGAGCTCCAGCTCTACCGGGAGTACCGCGACATCGTCCGTCAGTTCTCCTACGTGGTCGAGACCGAGCGTCGCTTCTATCTCGCCAACCAGGTGGATCTGCACGTGCGCAACTCGGAGGGTGAGGTCTACTTCGAGGTCGAGATGCACGACGCCTGGGTGTGGGACATGTACCGTCCTGCGCGGTTCGTCAAGAATGTCCGAGTAATGACTTTCAAGGATGTCAATGTGGAAGAGTTGGAGAAGCCTGATATCTCCCTTCCCGCAGACTCCGGATTCGGTAGCTGA